The sequence NNNNNNNNNNNNNNNNNNNNNNNNNNNNNNNNNNNNNNNNNNNNNNNNNNNNNNNNNNNNNNNNNNNNNNNNNNNNNNNNNNNNNNNNNNNNNNNNNNNNNNNNNNNNNNNNNNNNNNNNNNNNNNNNNNNNNNNNNNNNNNNNNNNNNNNNNNNNNNNNNNNNNNNNNNNNNNNNNNNNNNNNNNNNNNNNNNNNNNNNNNNNNNNNNNNNNNNNNNNNNNNNNNNNNNNNNNNNNNNNNNNNNNNNNNNNNNNNNNNNNNNNNNNNNNNNNNNNNNNNNNNNNNNNNNNNNNNNNNNNNNNNNNNNNNNNNNNNNNNNNNNNNNNNNNNNNNNNNNNNNNNNNNNNNNNNNNNNNNNNNNNNNNNNNNNNNNNNNNNNNNNNNNNNNNNNNNNNNNNNNNNNNNNNNNNNNNNNNNNNNNNNNNNNNNNNNNNNNNNNNNNNNNNNNNNNNNNNNNNNNNNNNNNNNNNNNNNNNNNNNNNNNNNNNNNNNNNNNNNNNNNNNNNNNNNNNNNNNNNNNNNNNNNNNNNNNNNNNNNNNNNNNNNNNNNNNNNNNNNNNNNNNNNNNNNNNNNNNNNNNNNNNNNNNNNNNNNNNNNNNNNNNNNNNNNNNNNNNNNNNNNNNNNNNNNNNNNNNNNNNNNNNNNNNNNNNNNNNNNNNNNNNNNNNNNNNNNNNNNNNNNNNNNNNNNNNNNNNNNNNNNNNNNNNNNNNNNNNNNNNNNNNNNNNNNNNNNNNNNNNNNNNNNNNNNNNNNNNNNNNNNNNNNNNNNNNNNNNNNNNNNNNNNNNNNNNNNNNNNNNNNNNNNNNNNNNNNNNNNNNNNNNNNNNNNNNNNNNNNNNNNNNNNNNNNNNNNNNNNNNNNNNNNNNNNNNNNNNNNNNNNNNNNNNNNNNNNNNNNNNNNNNNNNNNNNNNNNNNNNNNNNNNNNNNNNNNNNNNNNNNNNNNNNNNNNNNNNNNNNNNNNNNNNNNNNNNNNNNNNNNNNNNNNNNNNNNNNNNNNNNNNNNNNNNNNNNNNNNNNNNNNNNNNNNNNNNNNNNNNNNNNNNNNNNNNNNNNNNNNNNNNNNNNNNNNNNNNNNNNNNNNNNNNNNNNNNNNNNNNNNNNNNNNNNNNNNNNNNNNNNNNNNNNNNNNNNNNNNNNNNNNNNNNNNNNNNNNNNNNNNNNNNNNNNNNNNNNNNNNNNNNNNNNNNNNNNNNNNNNNNNNNNNNNNNNNNNNNNNNNNNNNNNNNNNNNNNNNNNNNNNNNNNNNNNNNNNNNNNNNNNNNNNNNNNNNNNNNNNNNNNNNNNNNNNNNNNNNNNNNNNNNNNNNNNNNNNNNNNNNNNNNNNNNNNNNNNNNNNNNNNNNNNNNNNNNNNNNNNNNNNNNNNNNNNNNNNNNNNNNNNNNNNNNNNNNNNNNNNNNNNNNNNNNNNNNNNNNNNNNNNNNNNNNNNNNNNNNNNNNNNNNNNNNNNNNNNNNNNNNNNNNNNNNNNNNNNNNNNNNNNNNNNNNNNNNNNNNNNNNNNNNNNNNNNNNNNNNNNNNNNNNNNNNNNNNNNNNNNNNNNNNNNNNNNNNNNNNNNNNNNNNNNNNNNNNNNNNNNNNNNNNNNNNNNNNNNNNNNNNNNNNNNNNNNNNNNNNNNNNNNNNNNNNNNNNNNNNNNNNNNNNNNNNNNNNNNNNNNNNNNNNNNNNNNNNNNNNNNNNNNNNNNNNNNNNNNNNNNNNNNNNNNNNNNNNNNNNNNNNNNNNNNNNNNNNNNNNNNNNNNNNNNNNNNNNNNNNNNNNNNNNNNNNNNNNNNNNNNNNNNNNNNNNNNNNNNNNNNNNNNNNNNNNNNNNNNNNNNNNNNNNNNNNNNNNNNNNNNNNNNNNNNNNNNNNNNNNNNNNNNNNNNNNNNNNNNNNNNNNNNNNNNNNNNNNNNNNNNNNNNNNNNNNNNNNNNNNNNNNNNNNNNNNNNNNNNNNNNNNNNNNNNNNNNNNNNNNNNNNNNNNNNNNNNNNNNNNNNNNNNNNNNNNNNNNNNNNNNNNNNNNNNNNNNNNNNNNNNNNNNNNNNNNNNNNNNNNNNNNNNNNNNNNNNNNNNNNNNNNNNNNNNNNNNNNNNNNNNNNNNNNNNNNNNNNNNNNNNNNNNNNNNNNNNNNNNNNNNNNNNNNNNNNNNNNNNNNNNNNNNNNNNNNNNNNNNNNNNNNNNNNNNNNNNNNNNNNNNNNNNNNNNNNNNNNNNNNNNNNNNNNNNNNNNNNNNNNNNNNNNNNNNNNNNNNNNNNNNNNNNNNNNNNNNNNNNNNNNNNNNNNNNNNNNNNNNNNNNNNNNNNNNNNNNNNNNNNNNNNNNNNNNNNNNNNNNNNNNNNNNNNNNNNNNNNNNNNNNNNNNNNNNNNNNNNNNNNNNNNNNNNNNNNNNNNNNNNNNNNNNNNNNNNNNNNNNNNNNNNNNNNNNNNNNNNNNNNNNNNNNNNNNNNNNNNNNNNNNNNNNNNNNNNNNNNNNNNNNNNNNNNNNNNNNNNNNNNNNNNNNNNNNNNNNNNNNNNNNNNNNNNNNNNNNNNNNNNNNNNNNNNNNNNNNNNNNNNNNNNNNNNNNNNNNNNNNNNNNNNNNNNNNNNNNNNNNNNNNNNNNNNNNNNNNNNNNNNNNNNNNNNNNNNNNNNNNNNNNNNNNNNNNNNNNNNNNNNNNNNNNNNNNNNNNNNNNNNNNNNNNNNNNNNNNNNNNNNNNNNNNNNNNNNNNNNNNNNNNNNNNNNNNNNNNNNNNNNNNNNNNNNNNNNNNNNNNNNNNNNNNNNNNNNNNNNNNNNNNNNNNNNNNNNNNNNNNNNNNNNNNNNNNNNNNNNNNNNNNNNNNNNNNNNNNNNNNNNNNNNNNNNNNNNNNNNNNNNNNNNNNNNNNNNNNNNNNNNNNNNNNNNNNNNNNNNNNNNNNNNNNNNNNNNNNNNNNNNNNNNNNNNNNNNNNNNNNNNNNNNNNNNNNNNNNNNNNNNNNNNNNNNNNNNNNNNNNNNNNNNNNNNNNNNNNNNNNNNNNNNNNNNNNNNNNNNNNNNNNNNNNNNNNNNNNNNNNNNNNNNNNNNNNNNNNNNNNNNNNNNNNNNNNNNNNNNNNNNNNNNNNNNNNNNNNNNNNNNNNNNNNNNNNNNNNNNNNNNNNNNNNNNNNNNNNNNNNNNNNNNNNNNNNNNNNNNNNNNNNNNNNNNNNNNNNNNNNNNNNNNNNNNNNNNNNNNNNNNNNNNNNNNNNNNNNNNNNNNNNNNNNNNNNNNNNNNNNNNNNNNNNNNNNNNNNNNNNNNNNNNNNNNNNNNNNNNNNNNNNNNNNNNNNNNNNNNNNNNNNNNNNNNNNNNNNNNNNNNNNNNNNNNNNNNNNNNNNNNNNNNNNNNNNNNNNNNNNNNNNNNNNNNNNNNNNNNNNNNNNNNNNNNNNNNNNNNNNNNNNNNNNNNNNNNNNNNNNNNNNNNNNNNNNNNNNNNNNNNNNNNNNNNNNNNNNNNNNNNNNNNNNNNNNNNNNNNNNNNNNNNNNNNNNNNNNNNNNNNNNNNNNNNNNNNNNNNNNNNNNNNNNNNNNNNNNNNNNNNNNNNNNNNNNNNNNNNNNNNNNNNNNNNNNNNNNNNNNNNNNNNNNNNNNNNNNNNNNNNNNNNNNNNNNNNNNNNNNNNNNNNNNNNNNNNNNNNNNNNNNNNNNNNNNNNNNNNNNNNNNNNNNNNNNNNNNNNNNNNNNNNNNNNNNNNNNNNNNNNNNNNNNNNNNNNNNNNNNNNNNNNNNNNNNNNNNNNNNNNNNNNNNNNNNNNNNNNNNNNNNNNNNNNNNNNNNNNNNNNNNNNNNNNNNNNNNNNNNNNNNNNNNNNNNNNNNNNNNNNNNNNNNNNNNNNNNNNNNNNNNNNNNNNNNNNNNNNNNNNNNNNNNNNNNNNNNNNNNNNNNNNNNNNNNNNNNNNNNNNNNNNNNNNNNNNNNNNNNNNNNNNNNNNNNNNNNNNNNNNNNNNNNNNNNNNNNNNNNNNNNNNNNNNNNNNNNNNNNNNNNNNNNNNNNNNNNNNNNNNNNNNNNNNNNNNNNNNNNNNNNNNNNNNNNNNNNNNNNNNNNNNNNNNNNNNNNNNNNNNNNNNNNNNNNNNNNNNNNNNNNNNNNNNNNNNNNNNNNNNNNNNNNNNNNNNNNNNNNNNNNNNNNNNNNNNNNNNNNNNNNNNNNNNNNNNNNNNNNNNNNNNNNNNNNNNNNNNNNNNNNNNNNNNNNNNNNNNNNNNNNNNNNNNNNNNNNNNNNNNNNNNNNNNNNNNNNNNNNNNNNNNNNNNNNNNNNNNNNNNNNNNNNNNNNNNNNNNNNNNNNNNNNNNNNNNNNNNNNNNNNNNNNNNNNNNNNNNNNNNNNNNNNNNNNNNNNNNNNNNNNNNNNNNNNNNNNNNNNNNNNNNNNNNNNNNNNNNNNNNNNNNNNNNNNNNNNNNNNNNNNNNNNNNNNNNNNNNNNNNNNNNNNNNNNNNNNNNNNNNNNNNNNNNNNNNNNNNNNNNNNNNNNNNNNNNNNNNNNNNNNNNNNNNNNNNNNNNNNNNNNNNNNNNNNNNNNNNNNNNNNNNNNNNNNNNNNNNNNNNNNNNNNNNNNNNNNNNNNNNNNNNNNNNNNNNNNNNNNNNNNNNNNNNNNNNNNNNNNNNNNNNNNNNNNNNNNNNNNNNNNNNNNNNNNNNNNNNNNNNNNNNNNNNNNNNNNNNNNNNNNNNNNNNNNNNNNNNNNNNNNNNNNNNNNNNNNNNNNNNNNNNNNNNNNNNNNNNNNNNNNNNNNNNNNNNNNNNNNNNNNNNNNNNNNNNNNNNNNNNNNNNNNNNNNNNNNNNNNNNNNNNNNNNNNNNNNNNNNNNNNNNNNNNNNNNNNNNNNNNNNNNNNNNNNNNNNNNNNNNNNNNNNNNNNNNNNNNNNNNNNNNNNNNNNNNNNNNNNNNNNNNNNNNNNNNNNNNNNNNNNNNNNNNNNNNNNNNNNNNNNNNNNNNNNNNNNNNNNNNNNNNNNNNNNNNNNNNNNNNNNNNNNNNNNNNNNNNNNNNNNNNNNNNNNNNNNNNNNNNNNNNNNNNNNNNNNNNNNNNNNNNNNNNNNNNNNNNNNNNNNNNNNNNNNNNNNNNNNNNNNNNNNNNNNNNNNNNNNNNNNNNNNNNNNNNNNNNNNNNNNNNNNNNNNNNNNNNNNNNNNNNNNNNNNNNNNNNNNNNNNNNNNNNNNNNNNNNNNNNNNNNNNNNNNNNNNNNNNNNNNNNNNNNNNNNNNNNNNNNNNNNNNNNNNNNNNNNNNNNNNNNNNNNNNNNNNNNNNNNNNNNNNNNNNNNNNNNNNNNNNNNNNNNNNNNNNNNNNNNNNNNNNNNNNNNNNNNNNNNNNNNNNNNNNNNNNNNNNNNNNNNNNNNNNNNNNNNNNNNNNNNNNNNNNNNNNNNNNNNNNNNNNNNNNNNNNNNNNNNNNNNNNNNNNNNNNNNNNNNNNNNNNNNNNNNNNNNNNNNNNNNNNNNNNNNNNNNNNNNNNNNNNNNNNNNNNNNNNNNNNNNNNNNNNNNNNNNNNNNNNNNNNNNNNNNNNNNNNNNNNNNNNNNNNNNNNNNNNNNNNNNNNNNNNNNNNNNNNNNNNNNNNNNNNNNNNNNNNNNNNNNNNNNNNNNNNNNNNNNNNNNNNNNNNNNNNNNNNNNNNNNNNNNNNNNNNNNNNNNNNNNNNNNNNNNNNNNNNNNNNNNNNNNNNNNNNNNNNNNNNNNNNNNNNNNNNNNNNNNNNNNNNNNNNNNNNNNNNNNNNNNNNNNNNNNNNNNNNNNNNNNNNNNNNNNNNNNNNNNNNNNNNNNNNNNNNNNNNNNNNNNNNNNNNNNNNNNNNNNNNNNNNNNNNNNNNNNNNNNNNNNNNNNNNNNNNNNNNNNNNNNNNNNNNNNNNNNNNNNNNNNNNNNNNNNNNNNNNNNNNNNNNNNNNNNNNNNNNNNNNNNNNNNNNNNNNNNNNNNNNNNNNNNNNNNNNNNNNNNNNNNNNNNNNNNNNNNNNNNNNNNNNNNNNNNNNNNNNNNNNNNNNNNNNNNNNNNNNNNNNNNNNNNNNNNNNNNNNNNNNNNNNNNNNNNNNNNNNNNNNNNNNNNNNNNNNNNNNNNNNNNNNNNNNNNNNNNNNNNNNNNNNNNNNNNNNNNNNNNNNNNNNNNNNNNNNNNNNNNNNNNNNNNNNNNNNNNNNNNNNNNNNNNNNNNNNNNNNNNNNNNNNNNNNNNNNNNNNNNNNNNNNNNNNNNNNNNNNNNNNNNNNNNNNNNNNNNNNNNNNNNNNNNNNNNNNNNNNNNNNNNNNNNNNNNNNNNNNNNNNNNNNNNNNNNNNNNNNNNNNNNNNNNNNNNNNNNNNNNNNNNNNNNNNNNNNNNNNNNNNNNNNNNNNNNNNNNNNNNNNNNNNNNNNNNNNNNNNNNNNNNNNNNNNNNNNNNNNNNNNNNNNNNNNNNNNNNNNNNNNNNNNNNNNNNNNNNNNNNNNNNNNNNNNNNNNNNNNNNNNNNNNNGatcaataaattatattataaaaagataataaaaaaataatacaaaaaaatcacaattataaaaatatataatgtcaaacaaataattaacaaaaaataaaaataataaataatagaaaaaaagagTTCATATAAacagaaataataagaatttcataaataatacaataacatGCATAAAGAATAAAGTTGgtaaaatataaataaagatTGAATGTTGATGGCTAAAAGCCCGTTGGTAAAATCCTAAACGTGATTTTGAATGCAAAATCACTTCTGCATTTATgaataaaaattttaccaaacaaAAAATTGAAACTTTCAAGAAATCTAAACTTGCTTCTTCTCTTTCAACGTATTTTCCAAACACACCCTATATCGTAGAGTGATTAGTGGAGTGTTTTGGTTTTGTGATGAAATTATGACATGAATAAATAAGGTTAAGTGAATTATTCTCTTGTTACATGGAGAATTGGATAAAAAAGTTGAGTGAGTCTctttaattcaattctcataCGATAGCATGCACAAGTTAAGTTGAAGTTAAGTTGAATAAATCATTTATTGTTACATCAAGTAAGTGATTCTCTTTATATTCAATTTCAAcctatcttttttattttctatttcaattttaatttattatttttattcaatttcaatttttgtctcttTTTTTACCTTCCGTTTCATATCAGCAATCTCTGAGCATTAGCAACCTCTGAGCATTAGGTGCCATGTCTTACAATTACTTGTTTTTAGTGAAGAACACTCTTCTGTTAAACAGTACTCAACAAAAGTAATCAATTCTCAAATTTAGCCAAACGGCATGGCATCtctatattataataataataaattattatgttGGGCATTGACAATTTCAAATAAACGGATtagaatatgaaaaagaaaaacacagaGAAAGGAACAATATTATCTAGTTATTATCATAATTCATAAGCGACAAGACCAAGGTAATAAACTTGTTCATGTCTCTCGGTTTTCTCAACAATATTGATCTTAAAAATCGATCTATATGTCATAAAAAAGATTGCTTTCTGGAATAATGGAGAATAATGGAGAAAAGGGTATTAACATGTCCCTCATGGATTTGCCTGAGGCCACTTTGGATTGCATTCTAAAATGGCTGTCACCAATTGAACTCTGTGTTATGTCAATGGTGTGTGCTTCTTTGAGGGATAGGTGTGGAAGCAACCATTTATGGGAAAAACACATGGAATTCAAGTGGGGTAGAGTCATTGGAGAAGTTGCTTACAAAGAGTGGCAATGTCACATTAGAAAAGCAAAGGAAGGAACACTCTTGGGTGATTATTTCACCAATCTTAATGGATCTTTGGGATCACTTAGTGGCACTTGGCCTGATTTGTACCTTGGTTCTTACTTAGAAGATTGTGGCAATCTCAATGGTCAATTTTCAAACAAGTTCATGAAGGCCTTGTATTTCTCTTTAGAGACCGGAAGGTTCTGGTTCCCTGCTCAATTCTACAAGgtattaaaaataagaaaatggtTTATCTACTTGTGtcttaagaatatatgttaagtttTCAAATTCTAAAAGTGCATTTAGTTTgtgttattattttatgtttttatttttacttcttatttttattttttcacaaaattcaaaaaacagaaaatactaaaaataaaaacagaaaatgaaaatgcaaaccaAACGTATCCTTAAGTTTTCAATGCATTTGTCTTGCATtcgttaaataaaaatatttagactATGTTTGGTTCTGAGAACAGAATAAAATAAGATATTGAGAACAAAACTTAAATGACAGAAACACAAAAATTAGTATTGTATTTTATTTGGGATAAgctagaacaaattataaaagtctaattttttcatatttcttccattcaaaaatttgaaaaaaaataataaaaaatataattatgaaaaattaataagaataatgagcgaaaaaataaaaaataagttgtctCTCGTTAGTGTCTCTGTATCCTTCCGTCAAGATAGACACAAAATATTGTATCTGTTCCATGTATGTAAACAAACACAATCTTAAAACTTTTCACTAATAATAAGCTTATGATGTATTCTTAGAACATATATTAGATAAACCTATAAAAAAATGAAGTTTCAGCTTTATTAgcacatatatatatactttttggcCTAATGACAAGGGGGTTGAAGCTTGACCTAGTGCTATGTCTTATTTTCTTGCAGGGATTGACAATTTACAATGCCTTGTTTAGCTATGATTCCAAATCTGATATCTTTCAAGCAAGGTAATAAGGGAATAACTgccttaattatttaatattgaacTTCTATGACTAACTCCTCTTGTGATGATTGGATGATTAATTTGTTTTAGGCAACATAATGGTGGTTGGAGGTTTCTAGGAAAAAATATTGGGTGGGATATGGTGAGAATTCCTCCGATTGAAACTCCTCCCTATACTCTTCATATCACTGACTGTTTTTACGACTTAAAACCGGGTGATCACGTTGAGATTCAACGAAGAGGAATTACAGAAACTCATTATGGTATGTGATGTAGATATTTTCATTATGCTAATAAGATTTTTGTTGACAATGTTGTTTGAATGGAAAAGTctaatttattcatattttacCATAGATATTTTTGTTGACAATGTAGATATTTTCATCATGCTCATTATGGTATGAATGGAAAAGTctaatttattcatattttatcatagatattttttgtaacacttaaaaaatattacaaaagatctttagtaacatttttttagttatattatactatttttttattttatattatatataatataaatatactaaaattaattactacaatataaaatatttcattaaattcacaaattcacaaaatgaaatttttataacctctttcattaatcaataatcattgtaCAAATTTGCTTCGTGATGCAAATAAAATGAATAAAGAAAAAAACATACTTATAGCACTTAAACTCTATGAACATTccatataaaaaagaaaaggaaaagtgatACATAGTATACATAAAAAACTTAGTCCTTATACTAATcttagaaaaatatatttatctGCTTGACTAGCTCATCGTTGCGACGACTTGTTACCATTCCCTTAAACCAGTCAACCAAGTTCATCTTATGCACATCAAACAAAAAAGCAATAAGAACTCATATAGTGGGCATAAATAAAACCTGAAGAAAAATAATCATGGAATCACCTTTACAGGTGGTCTGGAATCCCAAGTAAAGTTTCCACCTTCAATTTCTACAGCATTGTTGTCACCAACTGAACTTTGCTTAACACTCCTTATAATTTCATTACTGCCTAACTCTTCAGTAAGCAAAAAGGTATTGAGCCG is a genomic window of Arachis ipaensis cultivar K30076 chromosome B06, Araip1.1, whole genome shotgun sequence containing:
- the LOC107646312 gene encoding F-box protein At2g32560-like, translating into MENNGEKGINMSLMDLPEATLDCILKWLSPIELCVMSMVCASLRDRCGSNHLWEKHMEFKWGRVIGEVAYKEWQCHIRKAKEGTLLGDYFTNLNGSLGSLSGTWPDLYLGSYLEDCGNLNGQFSNKFMKALYFSLETGRFWFPAQFYKGLTIYNALFSYDSKSDIFQARQHNGGWRFLGKNIGWDMVRIPPIETPPYTLHITDCFYDLKPGDHVEIQRRGITETHYGM